The Apium graveolens cultivar Ventura chromosome 6, ASM990537v1, whole genome shotgun sequence genome contains a region encoding:
- the LOC141666891 gene encoding transcription factor bHLH140, with protein MDIDTQITTKGKEEQIEEKKGIMVILVGAPGSGKSTFCQDVMKISNRPWFRVCQDAIGNGKAGTKVQCLASAATALKEGKAVFIDRCNLEKEQRADFLKLGRSHGNVHAVVLDLPAKLCISRCAKRTGHEGNLQGGKAAMVVNRMLQKKELPKLIEGFSRITHCQNETEVQAAVSTYGSLGLLDSLPSGVFGQKNSESKVQLGIMKFLKKVDGPRNAANNSQVSVGNNKLHNENEIALHGPESGVASSGNVGSEVKDCEHTLSGNVGNEVTDSEYNLSINVGNEVKSSEHSLPGNVSDGVKDHECTLSCNVGKEVKDCEDINMVSHKDTVSSDNVPTLAFPSISTADFKFNLEKASDIIVDQVELFLQKYHNVRLVLVDLSHSSKILSLVSSKASQKKIDTRKFFTFVGDITRLYSQGGLRCNVIANAANWRLRPGGGGVNAAIYSAAGKSLETATKIRAGSLMPGKALVVPLPSTSPLCSSEGITHVIHVLGPNMNPMRPNCLGNDYTKGCRVLREAYSSLFEGFGSILGEQNKLINESNEKEVSETKDQGELNLMKQFALTDQKGKRECVNEIEINKKCKVPQNENESDSTDLLNKNEDRSTKKRDESMSKAWGAWAQSLYNIAMHPEKHKNDVIDILDDVVVLHDLYPKAEKHLLVVARAAGLDQLADVRSQHLPLLRTMHNVGLKWAEKFLTENDSLIFRLGYHSAPSMRQLHLHVISQDFDSKHLKNKKHWHSFTSPFFLDSVDVIEEVSKQGKATLNNDERYLTKELRCHRCRSAHPNIPRLKSHISNCQSPFPAALLQNGRLILPPSTQSAEKPS; from the exons ATGGACATTGATACTCAAATTACAACTAAAG GAAAAGAAGAACAAATAGAAGAAAAGAAGGGCATTATGGTGATCCTAGTGGGTGCTCCTGGTAGTGGCAAGTCTACTTTCTGCCAAGATGTTATGAAAATCTCGAACCGGCCCTGGTTTCGTGTCTGCCAG GACGCAATTGGTAACGGTAAAGCTGGAACCAAGGTGCAATGTCTAGCTAGTGCAGCCACTGCGTTGAAGGAGGGGAAAGCTGTTTTTATTGATAGATGCAACCTAGAAAAAGAACAGCGTGCAGACTTTTTGAAACTTGGTCGTTCCCATGGTAATGTTCATGCTGTGGTGCTGGATCTTCCTGCCAAGCTTTGTATATCTCGGTGTGCAAAACGTACAGGACATGAAGGAAACTTACAAGGCGGAAAAGCTGCAATGGTTGTGAATCGGATGCTGCAAAAGAAAGAACTACCTAAATTAATTGAAGGATTCAGTAGGATTACACATTGCCAGAATGAAACTGAAGTTCAAGCTGCCGTCAGTACATATGGTTCACTTGGTCTATTAGATAGCCTTCCATCTGGCGTTTTTGGTCAAAAGAATTCTGAATCGAAAGTTCAGCTTGGTATTATGAAGTTCTTGAAGAAAGTAGATGGACCCCGTAATGCAGCTAACAACTCTCAGGTTTCTGTTGGTAATAATAAACTTCATAACGAGAATGAAATAGCCTTACATGGACCAGAAAGTGGTGTTGCTTCATCTGGTAATGTTGGCAGTGAGGTGAAAGATTGTGAACACACTTTATCTGGTAATGTTGGTAATGAGGTGACAGATTCTGAATACAATTTGTCTATTAATGTTGGTAATGAGGTAAAGAGTTCTGAACACTCTCTGCCCGGTAATGTTAGTGATGGGGTGAAGGATCATGAATGCACTTTATCTTGTAATGTTGGCAAGGAGGTGAAGGATTGTGAAGACATTAATATGGTCTCTCACAAAGATACTGTTTCTTCAGATAATGTTCCCACTTTGGCTTTTCCATCTATTTCAACAGCTGATTTCAAGTTTAATCTTGAAAAAGCTTCCGATATCATTGTTGACCAAGTTGAGCTGTTCTTACAAAAGTATCACAATGTTAGGCTCGTCTTAGTTGATTTGTCGCACAGTTCAAAGATATTGTCCTTGGTCAGCAGCAAGGCATCACAAAAAAAGATTGACACCCGTAAATTTTTCACGTTTGTCGGAGATATAACTCGCCTGTATTCCCAAGGAGGTCTACGCTGTAACGTGATTGCGAATGCTGCTAACTG GCGACTAAGACCTGGAGGTGGAGGTGTTAATGCTGCTATCTATAGTGCTGCAGGAAAATCTCTAGAAACAGCAACGAAGATACGAGCTGGATCCCTGATGCCTGGAAAAGCCTTAGTTGTCCCTCTCCCGTCAACTTCTCCCTTGTGTAGCAGCGAAGGGATAACCCATGTCATACATGTTCTTGGACCCAATATGAACCCCATGAGACCAAATTGTCTTGGCAATGACTATACTAAGGGCTGCAGAGTTCTACGTGAGGCGTACTCCTCACTTTTCGAAGGCTTTGGATCTATACTAGGAGAGCAAAATAAGTTGATTAATGAAAGTAATGAGAAAGAGGTTTCAGAGACCAAAGATCAGGGTGAATTGAACCTTATGAAGCAGTTTGCACTTACTGATCAAAAAGGCAAAAGAGAGTGTGTTAATGaaattgaaattaataaaaagtGTAAGGTACCTCAGAATGAAAATGAATCTGATAGTACAGATCTGTTGAATAAAAATGAAGACCGAAGCACCAAAAAGAGAGATGAGAGTATGTCAAAGGCTTGGGGTGCATGGGCTCAATCTTTATATAACATTGCCATGCATCCTGAGAAGCATAAGAATGATGTGATAGACATATTGGATGACGTTGTGGTTCTTCATGATCTATACCCGAAG GCGGAGAAGCATTTGCTGGTAGTGGCAAGAGCTGCAGGACTTGACCAGCTTGCAGATGTTCGCTCACAACATCTCCCGTTACTAAGGACAATGCATAATGTGGGTTTAAAATGGGCTGAGAAGTTTTTAACCGAAAACGATTCATTGATCTTTCGTCTTGGATATCACTCA GCACCTTCCATGCGACAGCTGCATCTTCATGTCATTAGTCAGGATTTTGATTCCAAACACTTGAAGAACAAGAAACACTGGCACTCCTTTACTTCTCCCTTTTTCCTCGACTCTGTGGATGTAATAGAGGAAGTTAGTAAACAGGGGAAAGCAACACTGAACAATGATGAAAGATACTTGACAAAGGAGTTGCGATGCCACAGATGTAGAAGTGCACATCCAAACATTCCTCGCCTGAAATCACATATTAGCAATTGCCAATCCCCCtttcctgctgctctacttcaAAATGGCCGTCTTATCCTTCCACCCAGCACACAAAGTGCTGAAAAGCCTTCTTAA